In the genome of Microcoleus sp. FACHB-672, one region contains:
- a CDS encoding AAA family ATPase, protein MALDVRRFYKACNPSKAIDMKNAEEEKYYIDFSPVRGSKIIEEIERTIAILQADEPTCQLFSGHIGCGKSTELLRLRTELEAQGFHVVYFESNQDLELVDVDVSDILLMIARQVSESIEKLKIELKPKGFRSLLKGAADLLQTEIDLTAEASLPGVGKVRAGTDGEFSLAFGIGKITAQAKESPDVRSRLREYLEPRTNSILQSINQELLEPAIHSLRQRGREGLVVIVDNLDRVDPRRLPSGRTQPEYLFVDRGEQLRKLNCHLVYTIPLVLTFSNDYGSLMSRLGGGVDAKVLPMVPAQLSDGLDCTEGVALLRQMVLARAFPDVEPDRRITLVTEIFDSLDTLDRLCRVSGGHVRNLLGLLYRCIQKGDLPIPRQRLESVIQERCNELSRAIEPDEWELLRQVARTKSVRGETEYQILLRSMFVFEYRNDQGHWYDINPILAEAKEFKS, encoded by the coding sequence ATGGCATTGGATGTACGCAGATTTTATAAAGCTTGTAACCCCTCCAAAGCAATCGATATGAAAAATGCCGAAGAGGAGAAATACTACATAGATTTCTCCCCTGTGCGAGGCAGCAAAATTATCGAAGAAATCGAGCGCACCATCGCCATTCTGCAAGCCGATGAGCCAACTTGCCAGTTGTTTAGCGGTCATATCGGCTGTGGGAAATCTACAGAACTGCTCAGACTCAGAACCGAATTAGAAGCACAGGGATTTCACGTCGTTTATTTCGAGTCCAATCAAGACTTGGAATTAGTAGACGTTGATGTTAGCGATATTTTGCTGATGATTGCTCGTCAAGTTAGTGAAAGTATTGAGAAACTGAAGATCGAGTTGAAACCAAAAGGCTTTAGATCTTTACTTAAAGGTGCAGCCGATCTTCTGCAAACCGAGATCGATTTAACCGCTGAAGCCTCGCTGCCGGGAGTGGGAAAAGTGCGTGCCGGCACAGATGGAGAGTTTTCACTGGCATTTGGAATTGGCAAGATCACAGCACAAGCCAAAGAAAGCCCCGATGTCCGCAGCCGGCTCAGGGAATACCTCGAACCGCGCACCAATAGCATTCTGCAATCAATTAACCAAGAACTTCTAGAACCGGCCATTCACTCACTCAGACAGCGGGGAAGAGAAGGACTGGTGGTGATTGTCGATAACCTGGATCGGGTTGATCCGCGCCGGCTGCCATCTGGAAGAACACAGCCAGAATATCTCTTTGTTGATCGCGGTGAGCAGTTACGCAAACTCAACTGTCACCTGGTTTATACGATTCCCTTGGTATTAACTTTCTCCAATGATTACGGTTCATTGATGTCTCGCCTGGGGGGGGGTGTAGATGCTAAAGTCTTGCCAATGGTGCCGGCACAGCTATCCGATGGGCTGGACTGCACCGAAGGCGTGGCATTGCTGCGGCAAATGGTACTCGCGCGTGCATTTCCGGATGTCGAACCAGATCGACGCATTACTTTAGTAACAGAAATCTTTGATAGCCTTGATACCTTAGATCGGCTGTGCCGTGTCAGTGGTGGTCATGTTCGGAATTTATTAGGGCTACTCTATCGCTGTATTCAAAAAGGCGATCTACCCATCCCGCGTCAGCGGTTAGAAAGCGTTATTCAGGAACGCTGCAACGAACTCTCGCGAGCAATTGAACCCGATGAATGGGAATTACTGCGTCAAGTGGCCCGAACAAAAAGCGTCAGGGGTGAAACAGAATATCAAATCTTGCTCCGCAGTATGTTTGTGTTTGAATACCGCAACGATCAAGGGCACTGGTACGACATCAATCCGATTTTGGCAGAAGCAAAAGAATTCAAGTCATGA
- a CDS encoding efflux RND transporter periplasmic adaptor subunit: MQLQPATNKESALKQDRQLPPEPPVDRSGKPKRKWMPKGKGWAIGLIAAALLGTGGTAFVALRNAAPKADISQLTVPVESKNLTVRIGASGAVQPVQRVNLSPKTQGRLAELYVEQGDSVEAGKVVARMESAEIEAQLMQAQARLSSAKARLQQRLTGSRPEEIVQAQARLNQAQASLDQLRAGSRSEDVAEAEAGVTRAQAQVEEAQSRLNLASSNVRRNRELADVGAIARKDLDQFLDEERRAQANLEQVRAGVAEANRRLEKLQNGTRPEEIEQAEAAVAEAQSSLEQLQNGTRPEEIAAAKADVTEAEGQVRFYEVQLEDTKVRAPFAGIITQRYAIEGAFVTPATSASDASSATSTSIVALARDLEVLAKVPEADIGQIKAGQTVEIVADAYPDRVFKGRVHLIAPEAVKERDVTLFQVRVSIDAGKDQLQSGMNVDIKFVGDNLSNALVVPTVAIVTNKGETGVLIPDEKNQPKFQSVTVGSAIGNQIQVLDGVKAGDRVFLELPEGKKLEDVIKTIK; the protein is encoded by the coding sequence ATGCAATTGCAGCCAGCAACGAATAAAGAATCAGCTCTCAAACAAGACCGGCAACTGCCACCAGAGCCGCCTGTTGATCGCTCAGGCAAGCCCAAACGAAAATGGATGCCGAAAGGGAAAGGTTGGGCAATCGGGCTGATTGCGGCTGCGTTGCTGGGCACCGGCGGCACGGCATTTGTGGCGTTGCGGAATGCCGCACCCAAGGCAGATATCAGCCAGCTAACCGTGCCGGTGGAGTCAAAAAATCTGACAGTGCGGATCGGGGCGAGTGGGGCAGTGCAGCCGGTGCAGCGGGTCAATCTTAGTCCGAAAACACAAGGACGTTTAGCTGAATTATATGTAGAGCAAGGCGACAGCGTGGAGGCGGGGAAAGTCGTTGCTCGCATGGAAAGTGCCGAAATAGAAGCACAACTAATGCAGGCACAAGCGCGGCTCTCTAGCGCCAAAGCCCGTTTGCAACAGCGGCTGACAGGGAGCCGGCCAGAAGAAATCGTCCAAGCGCAGGCACGTCTGAACCAAGCGCAGGCGAGTTTAGACCAATTGCGAGCCGGCAGCCGTTCTGAGGATGTTGCCGAAGCCGAAGCCGGTGTAACGAGAGCACAGGCGCAAGTAGAAGAGGCGCAATCGCGGTTAAACTTGGCTTCCAGCAATGTCAGGCGCAACCGGGAACTAGCCGACGTGGGGGCAATTGCCAGAAAAGACTTGGATCAGTTTCTCGATGAAGAGCGTAGGGCACAAGCAAACCTAGAACAAGTGAGAGCCGGTGTTGCAGAAGCAAACCGTCGGTTAGAAAAACTGCAAAATGGCACCCGCCCAGAGGAAATTGAACAAGCCGAAGCGGCAGTGGCAGAAGCCCAAAGCAGTTTAGAGCAGCTGCAAAATGGCACGCGCCCAGAAGAAATTGCTGCGGCTAAGGCAGATGTTACCGAGGCGGAAGGGCAAGTGCGCTTTTATGAAGTGCAATTGGAAGATACAAAAGTTCGCGCTCCCTTTGCTGGGATTATTACGCAGAGATACGCCATAGAAGGTGCGTTTGTGACGCCGGCAACCTCTGCTTCTGACGCGTCTTCGGCAACGTCAACTTCTATTGTTGCCCTCGCGAGGGATTTGGAAGTCTTAGCCAAAGTCCCCGAAGCAGATATCGGTCAAATTAAAGCCGGTCAAACGGTTGAAATTGTTGCCGATGCTTATCCTGACCGCGTCTTTAAAGGTCGCGTTCATTTAATTGCCCCGGAAGCCGTGAAAGAGCGAGATGTCACCTTATTCCAAGTACGGGTGAGCATAGATGCCGGCAAAGATCAGTTACAGTCGGGAATGAATGTAGATATTAAATTTGTCGGCGACAATCTCAGTAATGCTTTGGTGGTTCCTACCGTGGCAATTGTCACCAACAAAGGGGAAACCGGCGTCTTAATTCCTGACGAAAAAAATCAACCTAAATTTCAATCTGTTACCGTTGGCTCTGCCATTGGTAATCAAATTCAAGTCTTAGATGGCGTAAAAGCCGGTGACCGCGTATTTCTTGAACTTCCCGAAGGTAAAAAACTAGAAGATGTGATCAAAACGATTAAATAA
- the nblB gene encoding phycobilisome degradation protein NblB, with translation MSITPESVRQQLNSEDLGERLRSVNQFRQLEPAIAFELAQTAIQDSNARVRYAAASQMASLGRQDLPTALNLLRDRLLNDPEPDVQAAAADSLGGLQLKEAFEDLQQLYQTTTEWIVKFSIVAALGELGDERSFELLENALNAGEDLLKMAAISSFGELGDKRAIPLLTPFATHEDWQIRYRVAQALTRLGGSDTRSTLESLANDEVDQVAQEAKTGLTSA, from the coding sequence ATGAGTATTACTCCTGAGTCTGTTAGGCAGCAACTAAATTCAGAAGATTTGGGTGAGCGTCTTCGTTCCGTTAACCAATTCCGCCAGCTTGAACCGGCCATTGCATTTGAACTAGCCCAAACGGCTATTCAAGACAGCAACGCCCGCGTTCGCTATGCAGCGGCAAGCCAAATGGCATCATTAGGCCGGCAGGATTTACCAACGGCATTAAATCTGCTGCGTGATCGCCTACTGAACGATCCTGAACCCGATGTGCAAGCAGCAGCGGCAGATTCTTTGGGGGGGCTACAGTTAAAAGAAGCCTTTGAAGACTTACAGCAACTCTATCAAACAACGACTGAGTGGATTGTTAAGTTCAGCATTGTTGCTGCTTTAGGAGAACTGGGAGACGAGCGCTCATTCGAGTTATTAGAAAATGCTTTGAATGCCGGTGAAGACCTCCTAAAAATGGCTGCAATTAGTTCTTTTGGGGAACTCGGAGATAAGCGGGCGATTCCATTACTGACTCCCTTTGCCACCCATGAGGACTGGCAGATCCGCTACAGAGTGGCACAAGCACTGACACGTCTCGGCGGATCGGACACTCGCTCAACCTTAGAAAGTCTTGCCAACGATGAGGTGGATCAGGTGGCTCAGGAAGCTAAAACCGGCTTAACCTCTGCTTAA
- a CDS encoding ATP-binding protein gives MRLVSRWNRAHILLCLGAFLLAMLMGQLFSTQSSYVGVPQSTNSLPVAITEGWQYRWGDSPFDAAGVPVWSYQELSSPEWKSLQIPAKLAKPPGEKMAWFRVKLPEGRWQYPSLNLQGASWSFEVYQNQELIGKFADLDAADNILTFKDRSWWIIPVRPNLQNQILLFRANVDSQSLIDIKLDKKIVVGSLSQLIKSVVKKEIFKFVLGCLFTLIGFFPFLYLLKDSTKKVYLGFSFFSICLGIYSILDNHTINLIFTIPKYYEPIMLASFYLIPVGLYYFFEQIFGTGSKSIIRRLWQLHLVYAVVALTLVSVKSSFLDATVNIAFILFIGSTFIIVASAIKVALKGNIEAKLFTSGFTVFALCTLPDILESLKIISWPVETYYWGMLGFILFLVVILERRFTEARNQLEMQNATLQRIAKLKDEFLANTSHELRTPLNGIIGIAESMIDGATGLITSQQIANLSLIVSSGRRLTQLVNDILDFSRLKHKNIELQKSAVGMREIADVVLTLSQPLLSKKSLELINRIDPDLPPVEADENRLQQILHNLIGNAIKFTEAGTIEISAVLENAEEFSTSPILNPQLPILAITVSDTGIGISPDKWERIFESFEQADGSTAREYGGTGLGLAVTKQLVELHGGKIWVESTVGEGSRFTFTLPVSFQDRQPTNISNPRLKLSNLAVTNEEDTLPERNFVSDLLLNQDSQLNPAQFNASQGDFKILIVDDEPVNLQVLVNHLSLQNYSLTQATNGVEALATIEQGFQPDLILLDVMMPRMTGYEVCQKLREKFAANELPVVLLTAKNHVSDLMEGFTSGANDYLTKPISKNELLARIKIHIQLSKITLAYGRFVPHEFLRFLGHESIIDVKLGDQVLKEMTILFSDIRSFTAMSESMTPKQNFDFINDYLKRVGPVIRNHKGFIDKYIGDAMMALFPETAEDAVQAAIAIQQQVSLYNTHRQENGDPPIAIGIGLHTGSLMLGTVGEEQRMETTVIADAVNLTSRLEGLTKLYGSGIVISEQTLNCLNDPANYCYRFLGKVKVKGKQEAVGVFEIYDADPAQEKALKLQTQSDFEQAINLYENQNFAEACQVFEQILQVNAQDKAAAFYVKRAQELQISGKAGSWNGIETFEEKL, from the coding sequence ATGAGGCTTGTATCTCGCTGGAACCGCGCCCACATTCTATTATGTTTAGGCGCTTTTTTGTTGGCTATGCTAATGGGCCAGCTTTTTTCGACTCAGTCGAGTTATGTTGGTGTTCCGCAATCCACAAATTCACTGCCGGTGGCGATTACAGAAGGTTGGCAGTACCGCTGGGGTGATTCACCGTTTGATGCGGCGGGTGTGCCGGTGTGGAGTTATCAGGAACTCTCCAGTCCTGAGTGGAAATCATTGCAAATTCCCGCAAAATTAGCGAAACCTCCGGGAGAAAAAATGGCTTGGTTTCGTGTTAAGTTGCCTGAAGGCCGATGGCAATATCCCAGCCTGAATTTGCAAGGAGCTTCTTGGTCATTTGAAGTCTATCAAAATCAGGAGCTCATTGGTAAATTTGCCGATTTAGATGCAGCCGACAACATACTCACATTTAAAGATAGAAGTTGGTGGATTATTCCGGTAAGACCTAATTTACAAAATCAAATATTGCTTTTTAGAGCGAATGTAGATTCTCAGAGCTTAATTGATATTAAACTTGATAAAAAGATAGTTGTTGGCTCGCTTTCACAGCTAATTAAATCAGTCGTTAAAAAAGAAATTTTTAAGTTTGTTTTAGGATGTCTATTTACGTTAATTGGATTTTTCCCGTTTTTATACTTGTTAAAAGATAGCACAAAAAAAGTTTATTTAGGATTTAGCTTTTTTTCAATTTGCTTAGGAATTTACAGCATTTTAGACAACCACACGATTAACTTAATTTTTACGATTCCCAAATATTATGAACCGATCATGCTAGCCTCCTTTTATTTAATACCTGTTGGGCTATATTATTTTTTCGAGCAAATATTTGGCACCGGCAGTAAATCTATCATCAGGCGGCTATGGCAATTGCATCTTGTTTATGCGGTTGTCGCTTTAACTTTAGTGAGCGTTAAATCATCTTTTTTAGACGCTACAGTAAATATCGCTTTTATTCTGTTTATTGGAAGTACATTCATTATAGTTGCAAGTGCAATTAAAGTCGCTTTAAAAGGAAATATTGAAGCAAAGTTGTTTACATCAGGGTTTACTGTCTTTGCACTTTGCACTCTGCCAGATATTCTGGAAAGCCTGAAAATTATTAGCTGGCCGGTAGAGACTTATTACTGGGGAATGTTAGGCTTTATTTTATTTCTGGTGGTTATTTTAGAACGCCGATTTACAGAAGCGCGAAACCAACTAGAAATGCAAAATGCTACATTGCAGCGAATCGCCAAGCTCAAAGATGAGTTTTTGGCAAATACATCTCACGAACTTCGCACCCCCCTTAACGGCATTATCGGCATTGCTGAATCCATGATTGATGGAGCCACCGGCTTGATAACTTCACAGCAAATTGCCAATCTTTCTTTAATTGTTTCAAGTGGCCGACGTCTAACTCAGCTTGTTAATGATATTCTCGATTTTTCCAGACTCAAACATAAAAATATTGAACTACAAAAAAGTGCGGTGGGAATGCGAGAAATTGCAGATGTCGTGTTGACGCTGAGCCAACCTCTCCTCAGCAAAAAATCTTTAGAGCTAATCAATAGAATCGATCCAGATTTGCCGCCGGTAGAGGCTGATGAAAATAGGTTACAACAAATTTTACACAATCTAATTGGCAACGCCATCAAGTTTACTGAAGCCGGCACAATAGAAATTTCTGCTGTATTAGAAAATGCAGAAGAATTTTCTACCTCACCAATCCTCAATCCGCAATTACCAATATTAGCGATTACCGTTTCTGACACCGGCATTGGCATTTCCCCTGACAAATGGGAGAGAATTTTTGAGTCGTTTGAACAAGCGGATGGTTCAACTGCCAGAGAATACGGCGGCACCGGCTTGGGTTTAGCCGTTACCAAACAGCTTGTCGAGTTGCACGGCGGCAAAATTTGGGTGGAATCAACGGTGGGAGAAGGTTCGCGGTTTACGTTTACCCTGCCGGTGTCATTTCAAGATAGGCAACCCACAAATATCAGCAATCCTCGCTTGAAATTATCAAACTTAGCTGTAACAAACGAAGAAGACACCTTGCCAGAACGCAACTTTGTTTCAGATTTACTGCTTAATCAAGATTCACAACTAAATCCTGCTCAATTTAACGCTTCTCAAGGAGATTTTAAAATTTTAATTGTGGATGATGAGCCGGTGAATCTGCAAGTGCTTGTTAACCATTTATCTCTGCAAAACTATTCTCTCACGCAAGCGACAAATGGGGTGGAAGCTTTAGCAACAATTGAACAAGGGTTTCAACCAGACCTCATTCTTTTAGATGTCATGATGCCGCGAATGACCGGCTATGAAGTTTGTCAAAAACTTCGGGAAAAATTTGCGGCAAATGAATTGCCGGTAGTGTTACTAACCGCGAAGAATCATGTTTCCGATTTAATGGAAGGATTTACTTCAGGTGCTAATGATTATTTAACCAAACCGATTTCAAAAAATGAATTGCTTGCGCGAATTAAAATTCACATTCAACTGTCAAAAATAACCCTTGCTTACGGGCGTTTTGTGCCTCATGAGTTTCTGCGATTTTTAGGACATGAAAGCATCATTGATGTTAAATTAGGGGACCAAGTTCTTAAAGAAATGACAATTTTGTTTTCTGACATCCGCTCGTTTACAGCTATGTCAGAGAGCATGACACCGAAACAAAACTTTGATTTTATTAACGACTACTTGAAACGGGTTGGCCCTGTGATTCGGAATCACAAGGGTTTTATCGATAAATATATTGGAGATGCGATGATGGCATTGTTTCCCGAAACCGCAGAAGATGCGGTGCAAGCAGCAATCGCCATCCAACAGCAAGTCTCACTTTATAACACTCACCGGCAGGAAAATGGCGACCCTCCGATTGCGATTGGTATTGGTTTGCACACCGGCAGTTTAATGCTAGGGACTGTTGGAGAAGAACAGCGGATGGAAACAACGGTAATTGCTGATGCGGTGAATCTGACATCTCGTTTGGAAGGACTGACAAAACTTTATGGTTCAGGGATTGTAATCAGCGAACAAACGCTGAATTGTCTCAACGATCCGGCAAACTATTGCTATCGATTTTTGGGTAAAGTTAAAGTCAAAGGTAAGCAAGAAGCCGTCGGAGTCTTTGAAATTTACGACGCAGATCCAGCCCAAGAAAAAGCTTTAAAACTGCAAACCCAATCTGATTTTGAACAAGCTATTAATCTTTATGAAAATCAAAACTTTGCTGAAGCGTGTCAAGTTTTTGAGCAAATTTTGCAGGTGAATGCTCAAGATAAAGCAGCTGCTTTTTATGTTAAACGCGCTCAAGAGCTGCAAATATCTGGGAAAGCAGGAAGTTGGAACGGGATTGAAACCTTCGAGGAAAAATTATAA
- a CDS encoding ABC transporter ATP-binding protein, with the protein MGNTEVRALNGVDLTIEQGEYCSIMGASGSGKSSAMNIIGCLDRPTSGKYYLDGLDVAEMDETELAKIRNLKLGFVFQQFHLLSQLSALENVMLPMVYAGVSPQERRDRATEALIRVGLENRLNNKPNQLSGGQQQRVAIARSIVNRPVLLLADEPTGALDSKTTQEVIDIFSELNAAGITIVMVTHEPDVARCTRRIVWFRDGQIVHSHLTPDDLGHAAF; encoded by the coding sequence ATGGGCAATACAGAAGTTCGCGCTCTTAACGGTGTGGATTTGACGATAGAACAGGGTGAATACTGCTCGATTATGGGGGCTTCTGGATCGGGCAAATCTTCCGCTATGAATATTATCGGCTGTCTTGACCGGCCCACATCGGGAAAATATTATCTTGATGGGTTGGATGTTGCGGAAATGGACGAAACAGAATTAGCAAAGATTCGCAATCTCAAATTGGGGTTTGTATTTCAGCAATTTCACCTTTTGTCGCAACTGTCAGCATTAGAAAATGTGATGCTGCCGATGGTGTATGCCGGTGTTTCCCCTCAAGAAAGGCGAGATAGAGCAACAGAAGCACTAATTCGAGTCGGGTTAGAAAACCGGCTGAATAACAAACCCAATCAGCTATCAGGGGGACAGCAACAACGGGTGGCGATCGCTCGTTCAATTGTCAATCGTCCCGTGTTGCTACTGGCAGATGAACCCACCGGCGCTTTGGACTCTAAAACCACTCAAGAAGTGATTGATATCTTCTCCGAACTCAATGCTGCCGGTATCACAATTGTTATGGTGACGCACGAACCAGATGTCGCGCGTTGTACCCGCCGCATCGTCTGGTTCCGCGATGGTCAGATCGTACACTCCCATTTAACCCCAGACGATTTAGGTCACGCTGCCTTCTAA
- a CDS encoding GbsR/MarR family transcriptional regulator, translated as MDEEQRQFELKRFVEEVGLLFEFAGLPRMAGRILGWLLISNPPHQSTGELAEVLQASKGSISTMTRLLIQAGLVERTSLPGDRRDYFCIKLGAWSALIKERVARITAIRQLAEHGLQLLEGEDPQRRQRLQEMHDFHAFFEGQFPMMIEHWEQEHPPRDRPNVSQKS; from the coding sequence GTGGACGAAGAGCAACGGCAATTTGAATTGAAGCGGTTTGTCGAAGAAGTGGGCTTATTGTTCGAGTTCGCCGGTCTACCTCGAATGGCCGGTCGAATTTTAGGCTGGCTGTTGATTTCAAACCCGCCGCACCAGTCTACAGGCGAACTAGCCGAGGTTTTGCAAGCTAGCAAAGGCTCGATTAGCACCATGACTCGGCTGCTGATTCAAGCCGGCTTAGTAGAGCGCACGAGCCTGCCCGGAGATCGCCGGGACTACTTTTGTATCAAACTGGGTGCTTGGTCAGCGTTAATCAAAGAACGAGTTGCTCGAATCACAGCAATTCGACAGCTAGCTGAACATGGGTTGCAACTCCTAGAAGGCGAAGATCCGCAGCGGCGGCAACGCTTGCAAGAGATGCACGACTTTCACGCTTTTTTTGAGGGGCAATTTCCAATGATGATTGAGCATTGGGAACAAGAACATCCCCCAAGAGACCGGCCCAATGTTTCGCAGAAGTCTTAA
- a CDS encoding SH3 domain-containing protein produces the protein MFRFVPAIVITTSICTFATLALAQRNREPIPDRNGDYNSIQRLSANGQEIQGVAGEHRSWRVVTEGLNCRNGPGVNHRVSRQFAQEDLFQAASFGRGGSDEVIVIQRDKAGKPWLRVELNGGQCFVRANSRYIEPNSLE, from the coding sequence ATGTTTCGTTTTGTGCCGGCAATCGTGATCACGACTTCAATTTGTACCTTTGCGACCCTTGCTTTAGCGCAAAGAAATCGAGAGCCGATTCCAGATCGCAATGGAGATTACAATTCAATCCAGAGACTCAGCGCCAACGGTCAGGAAATTCAGGGAGTTGCCGGCGAACATCGATCTTGGCGAGTTGTTACCGAAGGTTTAAACTGCCGTAATGGCCCTGGCGTCAATCACCGAGTTAGCCGGCAATTTGCTCAGGAAGATTTGTTTCAAGCGGCAAGCTTCGGTCGTGGCGGTTCTGATGAAGTGATCGTGATTCAGCGGGACAAAGCCGGCAAACCTTGGCTACGGGTGGAACTTAACGGGGGTCAGTGTTTTGTCAGAGCAAACAGCCGATATATTGAACCTAACAGCTTGGAGTGA
- a CDS encoding ABC transporter permease: protein MDIVESVKMATTTLLSNKLRSSLTMLGIIIGNASVIAMVGIGEGAQKFVGDQVNSLGSNLLFVIPGSPEAQRRPIYPPQTLVLDDAKAIAEQVASVSEVAPTLNGSELLSYRNKNISATIMGTTPEYLSVRSFDIAKGRFLMNLDLQRQEDVVVLGSEIAQQLFGNKNPLGEQIRLKNVSLQVIGVMQPKGSSFGENQDMNVYVPITTMARRIVGRSSPYGIQVTFISVSIQDEASMKKAQFQIENLLRLRHKIINEDDFTVRNQQELMNTLGSITGALTLLLAATAAISLFVGGIGIMNIMLVSVTERTKEIGLRKAIGASQQDILVQFMIESVILSVVGGLIGVGFGISGIMLIGAFTPLKGGVSLVAIAMATSISGGIGFFFGVVPARQAARLDPIVALRSA, encoded by the coding sequence ATGGATATTGTTGAAAGCGTCAAAATGGCAACCACAACGTTGCTCTCCAATAAACTCCGAAGCAGCCTAACCATGCTGGGAATTATTATTGGCAATGCTTCAGTAATTGCAATGGTTGGGATCGGAGAAGGAGCGCAAAAATTTGTTGGCGATCAGGTTAATTCTTTAGGCTCAAACTTGTTGTTCGTAATTCCAGGGAGTCCTGAAGCTCAAAGACGGCCTATTTACCCGCCCCAAACACTGGTACTGGATGATGCAAAAGCAATTGCTGAGCAAGTTGCTTCTGTTAGTGAAGTTGCGCCGACACTCAACGGCAGCGAACTACTTTCCTATCGCAACAAAAATATCTCAGCAACGATTATGGGAACCACGCCAGAATATCTTTCTGTCCGAAGTTTCGATATTGCCAAAGGCCGCTTTTTGATGAATTTAGATTTGCAGCGGCAAGAAGATGTTGTGGTTCTGGGTTCAGAAATAGCCCAGCAATTGTTTGGAAATAAAAACCCGCTGGGCGAACAGATTCGTCTTAAAAATGTCAGCCTGCAAGTTATTGGCGTGATGCAACCAAAGGGTTCAAGTTTTGGTGAAAATCAGGACATGAATGTTTACGTGCCAATTACCACAATGGCGCGAAGGATTGTAGGCCGGTCATCTCCTTATGGGATTCAGGTAACCTTTATATCCGTCTCTATTCAGGATGAGGCGAGTATGAAAAAGGCGCAGTTTCAAATAGAAAATCTACTGAGATTGCGCCATAAAATCATAAATGAAGATGATTTCACAGTGCGAAATCAGCAGGAGTTAATGAATACCTTGGGCAGCATTACAGGGGCGCTAACGTTACTATTGGCGGCAACTGCGGCAATTTCTCTGTTTGTAGGCGGCATTGGAATTATGAACATTATGCTCGTCTCCGTTACCGAACGCACCAAGGAAATTGGACTGCGTAAAGCAATTGGCGCTTCCCAGCAAGATATCCTGGTTCAGTTCATGATTGAATCAGTCATTCTGTCAGTTGTGGGCGGTTTAATTGGTGTCGGTTTCGGCATTAGCGGTATCATGCTGATCGGAGCGTTTACACCTTTGAAGGGTGGCGTTTCTCTCGTGGCAATTGCTATGGCTACCAGCATTTCTGGTGGCATTGGTTTCTTCTTCGGAGTAGTGCCGGCACGCCAGGCGGCTAGACTTGACCCAATTGTTGCCCTCAGAAGTGCTTAA